Proteins encoded together in one Lathyrus oleraceus cultivar Zhongwan6 chromosome 5, CAAS_Psat_ZW6_1.0, whole genome shotgun sequence window:
- the LOC127084461 gene encoding probable transcriptional regulatory protein At2g25830 isoform X1, translating into MSFLQWRAASILHGSPSLPLHLEPYNTGITYYRIMSRASRVALHLHAFSSRVSSTRPISSLFLHRNVYNNSPLLDAANVKFTDYDSNCRARKIWTSTPVCMGRRSSKIAGRKEANNAKKAKLYSRIGKEVVSAVKKGGPNVMSNSALAAVLEKVKELDVPRDIVERNIKRATEKGQEAYIEKIYEVYGYGGVSMVVEVSTDKINRSIAKIRDVVKDCGGKMADSGSVLFKFTRARVVNIKVSDADKDQLLGIALDAGAEDVIDPPTYEDDTEEDRSERYYKIVGSSENYSSIVSKLREEGIDFEPDNGSELLPNTTIEVDDEAMDLNRELISKLLELDDVDAVYTDQK; encoded by the exons ATGTCCTTTCTTCAGTGGCGCGCAGCCTCAATATTGCATGGTTCCCCCTCTCTGCCATTGCACCTGGAGCCGTACAACACCGGTATCACTTATTATAGGATCATGTCGAGAGCCTCGCGAGTGGCGCTTCACCTCCACGCTTTCTCATCTCGCGTCTCCTCCACGCGCCCCATTTCCTCACTCTTTCTCCACA GGAATGTTTATAATAATTCACCGTTGTTGGATGCTGCAAATGTAAAATTTACCGATTATGATAGCAATTGTCGAGCTAGAAAGATATGGACTTCCACTCCTGTTTGTATGGGCAGACGCTCCAGCAAAATCGCCGGACGAAAG GAAGCCAATAATGCAAAGAAAGCTAAACTATACTCAAGGATTGGGAAGGAAGTTGTGTCTGC TGTAAAGAAAGGTGGTCCGAATGTAATGTCTAATTCAGCACTGGCTGCTGTACTTGAGAAAGTAAAGGAGCTGGATGTTCCTAGGGATATTGTCGAGCGCAACATCAAGAGAGCAACTGAGAAGGGACAAGAGGCTTACATTGAGAAAATTTATGAG GTTTATGGTTATGGAGGAGTTAGTATGGTAGTTGAGGTATCAACTGATAAGATAAATCGTTCTATAGCAAAGATTAGAGATGTGGTCAAGGACTGTGGAGGAAAGATGGCAGATTCTGGGTCTGTGTTGTTTAAGTTTACGCGTGCTCGGGTAGTAAACATTAAAGTCAGTGATGCTGACAAAGATCAGCTGCTTGGAATTGCTTTAGATGCTGGAGCTGAGGATGTAATTGATCCTCCAACTTATGAAGATGATACTGAAGAGGATAGGTCAGAAAG GTATTATAAAATTGTTGGTTCTTCAGAGAACTATTCGTCTATAGTATCAAAGTTGCGAGAGGAGGGCATAGATTTTGAGCCTGATAATGGTTCCGAGCTTCTTCCAAATACCACCATTGAG GTAGACGATGAGGCTATGGACTTGAACAGAGAACTTATCAGCAAATTACTTGAGCTTGATGATGTTGACGCTGTTTATACAGATCAGAAATAA
- the LOC127084461 gene encoding probable transcriptional regulatory protein At2g25830 isoform X2, translated as MSFLQWRAASILHGSPSLPLHLEPYNTGITYYRIMSRASRVALHLHAFSSRVSSTRPISSLFLHRNVYNNSPLLDAANVKFTDYDSNCRARKIWTSTPVCMGRRSSKIAGRKEANNAKKAKLYSRIGKEVVSAVKKGGPNVMSNSALAAVLEKVKELDVPRDIVERNIKRATEKGQEAYIEKIYEVYGYGGVSMVVEVSTDKINRSIAKIRDVVKDCGGKMADSGSVLFKFTRARVVNIKVSDADKDQLLGIALDAGAEDVIDPPTYEDDTEEDRSERELGTRYDSSYFCLIKTYAKVKHIIYN; from the exons ATGTCCTTTCTTCAGTGGCGCGCAGCCTCAATATTGCATGGTTCCCCCTCTCTGCCATTGCACCTGGAGCCGTACAACACCGGTATCACTTATTATAGGATCATGTCGAGAGCCTCGCGAGTGGCGCTTCACCTCCACGCTTTCTCATCTCGCGTCTCCTCCACGCGCCCCATTTCCTCACTCTTTCTCCACA GGAATGTTTATAATAATTCACCGTTGTTGGATGCTGCAAATGTAAAATTTACCGATTATGATAGCAATTGTCGAGCTAGAAAGATATGGACTTCCACTCCTGTTTGTATGGGCAGACGCTCCAGCAAAATCGCCGGACGAAAG GAAGCCAATAATGCAAAGAAAGCTAAACTATACTCAAGGATTGGGAAGGAAGTTGTGTCTGC TGTAAAGAAAGGTGGTCCGAATGTAATGTCTAATTCAGCACTGGCTGCTGTACTTGAGAAAGTAAAGGAGCTGGATGTTCCTAGGGATATTGTCGAGCGCAACATCAAGAGAGCAACTGAGAAGGGACAAGAGGCTTACATTGAGAAAATTTATGAG GTTTATGGTTATGGAGGAGTTAGTATGGTAGTTGAGGTATCAACTGATAAGATAAATCGTTCTATAGCAAAGATTAGAGATGTGGTCAAGGACTGTGGAGGAAAGATGGCAGATTCTGGGTCTGTGTTGTTTAAGTTTACGCGTGCTCGGGTAGTAAACATTAAAGTCAGTGATGCTGACAAAGATCAGCTGCTTGGAATTGCTTTAGATGCTGGAGCTGAGGATGTAATTGATCCTCCAACTTATGAAGATGATACTGAAGAGGATAGGTCAGAAAG GGAACTTGGAACTCGCTATGATTCATCATACTTTTGTCTCATCAAAACCTATGCCAAAGTGAAACACATTATCTACAATTGA
- the LOC127084460 gene encoding carotenoid cleavage dioxygenase 8 homolog B, chloroplastic, translated as MAFIASPTLMRSSISWQNMVVCDNSCRDKFLFRNKDIYKGGRNLQNHSTVANVASPSHVIAPPPPPEKLPGTTGGKHHVAWTSVPQERWEGELLVQGHIPLWLKGTYIRNGPGMWNIGDYNFRHLFDGYATLVGLHFEDGQLTAGHRQIESQAYQAAKKNQKICYREFSEVPKAENFLAYVGELASLFSGSSLTDNANTGVVKLGDGRVVCLTETQKGSIVIDPETLETIGKFEYSDSLGGLIHSAHPIVTDKEFLTLIPDLVKPGYLVVRMEPGSNERNVIGRVDCRGGSSPGWVHSFPVTQHYVIVPEMPLRYCAQNLLRAEPTPLYKFQWHPESKAFMHVMCKTSGKIVASVEVPLFVTFHFINAYEEEDEDGRVTAVIADCCEHNSNTGILDKLRLQNLRSFNGKDVLPDAKVGRFRIPLDGSPYGTLEAALDPNEHGRGMDMCSINPNYLGMKYRYTYACGAQRPCNFPNTLTKIDLELKRAKNWYEEGAVPSEPFFVPRPGATEEDDGVVISIISEKNGEGYALVLDGSTFEEVARAKFPYGLPYGLHGCWVPKQ; from the exons ATGGCTTTCATAGCCTCACCAACTCTAATGAGGAGCTCCATTTCATGGCAAAATATGGTTGTTTGTGATAACTCTTGTAGGGACAAGTTTTTATTTAGAAACAAGGACATTTATAAAGGCGGGCGCAATCTTCAAAATCATTCGACCGTCGCAAATGTTGCGAGCCCGTCGCATGTGATTGCTCCACCTCCGCCACCGGAGAAACTTCCCGGGACCACCGGTGGCAAACACCATGTTGCATGGACTAGTGTCCCCCAAGAAAGATGGGAAGGAGAACTTCTTGTTCAAGGAcatattccactttggttg AAAGGTACGTACATAAGGAATGGTCCGGGCATGTGGAACATAGGAGACTACAATTTCAGGCATCTCTTTGATGGTTATGCCACCTTGGTTGGACTTCACTTTGAGGATGGACAGTTAACGGCCGGTCACCGGCAGATCGAGTCTCAAGCTTATCAAGCAGCAAAGAAAAATCAGAAGATATGTTACCGTGAATTTTCTGAAGTGCCTAAGGCTGAAAATTTCTTAGCTTACGTAGGGGAGCTGGCGAGTCTTTTCTCAGGTTCCTCGCTTACCGATAATGCCAACACTGGTGTGGTGAAGCTCGGCGATGGGAGGGTGGTTTGTTTGACTGAGACACAAAAAGGGTCCATAGTGATAGACCCTGAGACGTTGGAGACAATTGGAAAGTTTGAGTATAGTGATTCTTTGGGGGGACTTATTCACTCTGCACACCCCATTGTGACGGATAAGGAGTTTTTAACGTTAATCCCTGACCTTGTGAAACCTGGATACTTGGTGGTGAGAATGGAACCTGGCTCTAATGAGAGGAATGTTATTGGTCGGGTCGATTGTCGAGGCGGATCATCGCCCGGTTGGGTCCATTCCTTCCCTGTTACTCAACACTATGTTATTGTGCCTGAAATGCCATTGAGATATTGTGCTCAGAATTTGCTCAGGGCTGAACCAACTCCTTTATATAAATTTCAGTGGCATCCTGAGTCCAAAGCTTTTATGCATGTAATGTGCAAGACTAGTGGAAAGATT GTGGCAAGTGTGGAAGTGCCTCTATTTGTTACTTTCCATTTTATAAATGCATATGAAGAGGAAGATGAAGATGGGAGGGTGACTGCTGTCATTGCTGATTGTTGTGAGCACAATTCAAACACTGGCATTCTTGACAAGCTTAGATTACAGAACCTTCGCTCATTTAATGGCAAAGATGTTCTACCAGATGCTAA GGTTGGTAGGTTCAGAATACCACTAGATGGAAGTCCATATGGAACATTAGAAGCAGCATTAGACCCAAATGAACATGGGAGAGGCATGGATATGTGCAGCATAAACCCTAATTATTTAGGGATGAAATACAGATATACCTATGCTTGTGGAGCACAACGCCCTTGTAACTTCCCCAACACCCTCACCAAG ATTGATCTAGAATTGAAAAGGGCCAAGAACTGGTATGAAGAAGGAGCTGTGCCCTCAGAACCATTCTTTGTGCCTCGACCAGGAGCAACCGAAGAAGATGATG GTGTGGTGATCTCCATAATCAGTGAGAAAAATGGAGAAGGATATGCATTGGTGTTAGATGGTTCCACTTTTGAAGAGGTTGCTAGGGCTAAGTTCCCTTATGGTCTTCCATATGGGTTGCATGGATGCTGGGTTCCAAAACAGTAA